Proteins encoded in a region of the Syntrophorhabdus sp. genome:
- a CDS encoding acetyl-CoA synthetase, producing MGSLMLSVDAVTFLEKEGFPVLRSLLAATEDEAAARAAEIGFPVTLKLSSPDVIHKTEADGIRVALRDAAEVRQAFREIVGSFTTGNPGKGLDGVMVQEQGSGAEVIVGMLTDAQFGPVLMCGLGGIFVEAMKDVTFRLVPIERRDAREMLEELKGYGALRNPRKGPIDLAEVEDFLLGVSAFLRDHPEVREMDLNPVFISTRGVRICDARIKTG from the coding sequence ATGGGATCATTGATGCTTTCCGTGGATGCCGTCACGTTCCTTGAGAAGGAAGGGTTCCCCGTCCTCAGGAGCCTTCTGGCGGCAACCGAGGACGAGGCCGCCGCGCGGGCGGCGGAAATAGGTTTTCCGGTCACGCTCAAGCTCTCGTCACCGGACGTGATACACAAGACGGAGGCCGATGGCATACGGGTGGCCTTGAGGGATGCCGCCGAAGTAAGGCAGGCTTTCAGGGAGATCGTCGGGTCCTTCACCACGGGCAACCCCGGTAAGGGACTCGACGGGGTAATGGTGCAGGAGCAGGGCTCCGGCGCCGAGGTGATCGTGGGGATGCTCACCGACGCGCAGTTCGGCCCCGTTCTCATGTGCGGGCTGGGAGGCATCTTCGTGGAAGCGATGAAGGACGTGACCTTCAGGCTCGTTCCGATAGAGCGCCGTGACGCAAGGGAGATGCTGGAAGAGCTGAAGGGGTACGGAGCGCTCAGGAATCCCCGAAAAGGCCCCATCGACCTTGCGGAGGTCGAGGACTTCCTGCTCGGGGTCTCCGCTTTTCTCAGAGACCATCCGGAGGTCCGTGAGATGGACCTCAACCCCGTGTTCATCTCCACCCGGGGCGTCAGGATCTGCGACGCCAGGATAAAAACAGGTTGA